Proteins encoded within one genomic window of Sphingomonas sp. KRR8:
- a CDS encoding DsbA family protein, which translates to MKTLLAGAALILAGSMSGMALSGEGFVAAVPSKSAVPPTAEADIEATKRAFLDDAVAPQVKPANYDVTIVEYADYQCPYCRTAHDALVKLAATDKKVRIIFRDWPIFGPQSQRAARLAIASQWQGKFLAYQDALMKTPRPLTEESIRAAAAKAGVDWTKLEADLKRRQPEIEALLDRNDNQAMQLGLEGTPGFIIGDRLYSGGMNLAGLKEAVAQVRKSGGKKGLVPVTPQGI; encoded by the coding sequence GCCGCCCTGATCCTTGCAGGTTCAATGTCGGGAATGGCTCTCTCCGGTGAAGGCTTCGTGGCAGCCGTGCCAAGCAAGTCAGCCGTGCCTCCGACAGCCGAAGCAGATATCGAGGCGACGAAACGCGCTTTCCTCGACGACGCGGTAGCTCCGCAGGTGAAGCCGGCCAATTACGACGTCACGATCGTTGAATACGCCGACTATCAATGCCCCTACTGTCGCACAGCGCACGATGCGTTGGTCAAGCTCGCTGCGACCGACAAAAAGGTCCGGATAATCTTCCGCGACTGGCCGATATTCGGCCCTCAATCTCAGCGGGCGGCTCGCTTGGCCATCGCCAGCCAATGGCAAGGGAAATTTCTAGCCTACCAAGATGCTCTCATGAAAACGCCGCGGCCGCTGACGGAGGAGTCGATCAGGGCCGCTGCGGCCAAAGCTGGCGTGGACTGGACCAAGCTCGAGGCCGACCTCAAACGACGCCAACCTGAGATCGAGGCTCTCCTTGATCGCAACGACAATCAGGCGATGCAGCTCGGTCTTGAAGGTACGCCCGGCTTCATCATCGGTGATCGACTTTACTCGGGGGGCATGAACCTAGCCGGGCTCAAGGAGGCCGTGGCGCAAGTGCGTAAGTCAGGTGGCAAGAAGGGTCTGGTTCCTGTCACGCCGCAAGGCATCTGA
- a CDS encoding thioredoxin family protein, which yields MRLLLAITLLLWPAAAMAREQHIAVSLLTSSGEPRAGGSVTFGLRFEPQPGWHGYWTNPGDSGLAPQVVWSAPGGLRFDPLRHPAPTILQVAGITSFVHAGSHVLLTSVHMPASLTTGSSVPVSAAISWLACSETLCVPEHATLTTVLTVGKGTPGADATLISQAQADLPRVVPTPVPFERRGRTLRMPLPARLHLQGDRTQFFPDRNGYFDASTTRVEDGVLHASLSGSLPAAITGVLADGRQAYRVRLTPVVEASSNAKAPAPVPASTSALPPQASQEQGAQPQVSYYDHDEAGRRALPPSSGSLIAPPVGSLAVAVLLALLGGLLLNLMPCVFPILSLKALGLARSGGTSGEAWIEAMGYTAGALFGTGALGLLLVVLQRTGLEIGWSFQLQHPATILGLFLLSVAITLNLAGLFELPAVSIESKRAPGAFASGALAAFVATPCSGPFMAAALGSAMLLPIGGALLVFLALGLGLSLPFLAIAFVPPVRRLLPRPRPWMATFRRILALPMLATSVALVWLIGRQGGTTAMTLAIGLAAIVGTATWWMGLRQAGGRPRPWLPLLPAALAMTLLISASPIRSADFVSVAATAGSEPFSEARLAELRRQGRPVFVDFTADWCLTCQVNEKVAIDRSETRAAFDRAGVITLRGDWTNGDPALTRFLAKNGRNSIPFYLFVRPGQRPELLPQLLTPTMLIERAEARPLTVH from the coding sequence ATGCGGCTGCTGCTCGCGATCACTTTGCTCCTCTGGCCGGCCGCTGCGATGGCTCGCGAACAGCATATCGCAGTATCCCTGCTGACAAGTTCGGGCGAGCCCCGGGCGGGAGGCAGCGTCACCTTCGGATTACGCTTCGAACCGCAGCCGGGCTGGCACGGCTACTGGACGAACCCCGGAGACAGCGGTCTCGCACCTCAGGTCGTATGGAGCGCACCCGGAGGGCTGCGTTTCGATCCCCTGCGGCATCCAGCGCCAACGATCCTTCAGGTCGCTGGAATCACCAGCTTCGTTCATGCGGGATCGCATGTCCTGCTGACGTCAGTGCATATGCCTGCGTCGCTAACGACAGGGTCGAGCGTTCCGGTGAGCGCGGCGATTAGTTGGCTTGCCTGTTCCGAGACACTTTGTGTGCCCGAGCATGCCACACTCACGACTGTACTTACTGTCGGTAAAGGAACGCCGGGCGCCGACGCGACATTGATCAGTCAAGCACAGGCTGATCTCCCGAGGGTCGTTCCCACGCCTGTCCCGTTCGAACGCCGTGGTCGCACCCTGCGCATGCCCCTGCCGGCCAGGCTGCATTTGCAAGGCGATCGAACGCAATTCTTCCCCGATCGGAATGGCTATTTTGACGCGTCGACCACACGAGTGGAGGACGGCGTTCTTCACGCAAGCCTTTCAGGCTCGTTGCCGGCGGCGATTACGGGCGTGCTGGCGGACGGTCGGCAGGCCTATCGCGTTCGCCTCACCCCGGTCGTCGAGGCGAGCTCCAACGCGAAAGCACCTGCGCCCGTCCCCGCGTCGACATCGGCACTGCCTCCCCAAGCTTCGCAAGAGCAAGGCGCCCAACCTCAAGTCTCATACTACGATCACGATGAAGCCGGACGGAGAGCGCTTCCCCCGTCTTCGGGCAGCTTAATCGCGCCGCCGGTCGGGTCGCTCGCTGTTGCCGTGCTCCTGGCGCTCTTGGGTGGTCTGTTGCTCAATCTGATGCCCTGCGTGTTCCCTATCCTCAGCCTCAAGGCGCTGGGGCTCGCGCGGTCTGGTGGAACGAGCGGGGAAGCATGGATTGAGGCAATGGGCTACACGGCCGGTGCGCTCTTCGGCACGGGCGCCCTAGGCCTGTTGCTGGTTGTTCTGCAGCGAACAGGCTTGGAAATTGGCTGGTCATTCCAGCTGCAGCATCCGGCGACGATCCTAGGCCTGTTTCTGCTCTCCGTTGCGATAACCCTCAATCTTGCCGGCCTTTTCGAGCTGCCCGCCGTGTCCATCGAAAGCAAACGAGCGCCCGGCGCGTTCGCCTCGGGGGCGTTGGCGGCCTTCGTAGCGACGCCGTGCAGCGGACCGTTCATGGCGGCGGCATTGGGTTCAGCGATGCTTCTTCCGATCGGAGGCGCGCTGCTAGTCTTCCTGGCTTTGGGTCTTGGTCTCTCACTGCCGTTTCTCGCCATCGCCTTTGTGCCGCCTGTTCGTCGGCTGCTGCCGCGACCGAGGCCATGGATGGCGACTTTCCGACGCATTCTGGCGCTCCCCATGCTCGCGACGTCTGTGGCCTTGGTGTGGCTGATTGGGCGCCAGGGCGGCACGACGGCCATGACCCTTGCTATCGGACTGGCGGCCATCGTGGGCACAGCCACGTGGTGGATGGGCCTTCGGCAGGCCGGAGGGCGGCCACGACCCTGGCTTCCGCTGTTGCCCGCCGCCTTGGCCATGACCCTGCTCATTTCGGCTTCACCGATCAGATCCGCAGACTTTGTCAGCGTGGCAGCCACGGCGGGCAGCGAGCCATTCTCTGAAGCGCGCCTCGCCGAGTTGCGGCGACAGGGCAGGCCTGTCTTCGTGGACTTCACGGCCGATTGGTGCCTCACCTGCCAGGTCAACGAGAAGGTGGCCATTGACCGCTCAGAAACCCGGGCGGCGTTCGATCGCGCGGGTGTGATCACTTTGCGTGGCGATTGGACGAATGGCGACCCCGCCTTGACCCGTTTCCTTGCCAAAAACGGCCGAAACAGCATTCCTTTCTACCTTTTCGTACGCCCGGGGCAGAGGCCTGAACTGCTTCCCCAGCTGCTAACGCCTACGATGCTCATTGAGCGAGCCGAAGCCAGGCCCTTGACGGTCCATTAG
- a CDS encoding metalloregulator ArsR/SmtB family transcription factor produces the protein MDVELLARFGAQAEKAVGLLKSMANECRLLVLCHLAAEGELSVSELQDRVGLGQSALSQHLAKLRDEGLVATRKESQTVFYRVCDPKAQQLLALLHDLFCPDLGTSNSRRS, from the coding sequence ATGGACGTTGAATTGCTGGCTAGGTTTGGCGCGCAGGCTGAGAAGGCGGTGGGTCTCCTCAAATCGATGGCCAACGAATGTCGGCTGCTGGTGCTTTGCCACCTTGCCGCCGAGGGCGAACTTTCGGTCAGTGAGCTTCAGGACCGGGTGGGCCTAGGACAATCGGCGTTGTCTCAGCATCTCGCCAAGCTGCGCGATGAGGGGCTCGTCGCCACCCGCAAGGAATCGCAAACGGTTTTCTACCGCGTTTGCGACCCTAAGGCGCAGCAACTCCTTGCCCTCCTTCACGATCTTTTCTGTCCCGATCTCGGGACGTCGAATTCACGCAGGAGCTAG
- a CDS encoding MBL fold metallo-hydrolase, translating to MTTASVNDRHIDNAASQVADVLHGELRAPQVKAFFDEPTFTVSYVVSDAATGRAAIIDSVWNFDQASGRTSFDSADKIVAYVREQGLTVDWILETHAHADHLSAAPYLQEQLGGKLAIGREIVTVQGVFGKIFNEGTQFARDGSQFDRLLDDGDVLDIGGIPLIALHVPGHTPADMAYVVGDALFTGDTMFMPDYGSARADFPGGDARQLYRSVRRLMQLPDETRVFLCHDYKAPNRDEFVWETTMLAERTGNVHIHEGVSEDDFVAMRTQRDATLSMPKLILPSLQVNMRGGHLPEPDDNGVRYLKQPINLL from the coding sequence ATGACCACCGCTTCCGTCAACGACCGACATATCGATAACGCCGCCTCCCAAGTCGCCGACGTCCTGCATGGCGAACTCCGCGCTCCGCAGGTGAAGGCCTTCTTCGACGAGCCGACGTTCACCGTCAGCTACGTCGTCAGCGATGCTGCGACCGGGCGCGCTGCGATCATCGACAGCGTCTGGAACTTCGACCAGGCTTCCGGCCGCACCAGCTTCGATAGCGCTGACAAGATCGTCGCCTACGTGCGGGAGCAGGGGCTCACGGTCGACTGGATCCTTGAGACCCACGCTCATGCCGACCATCTCTCGGCCGCTCCCTACCTGCAGGAACAGCTCGGCGGAAAGCTGGCCATCGGGCGCGAGATCGTCACGGTGCAGGGCGTCTTCGGCAAGATCTTCAACGAGGGCACGCAGTTCGCGCGTGACGGATCGCAGTTCGATCGGTTGCTCGACGATGGCGACGTCCTCGACATCGGCGGCATCCCGCTGATCGCGCTGCATGTGCCCGGCCACACGCCGGCCGACATGGCCTATGTCGTCGGCGACGCCCTGTTCACGGGCGATACCATGTTCATGCCGGACTATGGTTCGGCGCGCGCCGATTTCCCAGGTGGCGACGCGCGGCAGCTTTACCGCTCGGTTCGCCGGCTGATGCAGCTGCCGGACGAAACGCGCGTGTTCCTGTGCCACGACTACAAGGCACCCAATCGTGACGAGTTCGTGTGGGAAACCACCATGCTCGCCGAGCGCACGGGCAACGTTCACATCCATGAGGGCGTGAGCGAGGACGACTTCGTCGCAATGCGCACCCAGCGCGATGCGACATTGTCGATGCCCAAGCTCATCCTGCCCTCGCTGCAGGTAAACATGCGCGGCGGTCACCTGCCGGAGCCGGACGACAATGGCGTCCGCTACCTCAAGCAGCCGATCAATCTGCTATGA
- a CDS encoding YeeE/YedE thiosulfate transporter family protein — MSSIFANAQPLHGLVGGVLIGLAAALMLLGAGRIAGVSGITARATGLAESGMSRSSAWLFLMGLPLGAILAAAAMGTQKASFAPWPVLAIAGLLVGIGTRVGSGCTSGHGVCGVSRLSARSMVATATFMAAGIATVAITTILGAR, encoded by the coding sequence ATGAGCAGCATCTTCGCCAATGCGCAGCCGCTCCATGGTCTAGTCGGCGGCGTCCTGATCGGCCTTGCCGCAGCGCTGATGCTGCTCGGAGCCGGCCGGATTGCCGGCGTGTCGGGCATCACCGCGCGCGCCACCGGGCTGGCTGAAAGCGGCATGTCGCGCAGCAGTGCGTGGCTGTTTCTCATGGGCCTGCCGCTGGGTGCCATCCTCGCGGCAGCCGCCATGGGTACGCAGAAGGCATCGTTCGCACCTTGGCCAGTGCTTGCAATTGCCGGGCTACTGGTAGGTATCGGCACGCGGGTCGGCAGCGGGTGCACCAGTGGTCACGGCGTGTGTGGCGTGAGCCGGTTATCAGCTCGCTCGATGGTTGCCACGGCGACCTTCATGGCCGCCGGCATTGCCACTGTCGCCATCACGACCATCCTGGGAGCTCGGTGA
- a CDS encoding DUF6691 family protein, with amino-acid sequence MDRLRHLLPPLLSGALFGGGLTIGGMTDPARVRGFLDLFGSWDPTLAFVMGGAVIVMAIAWSLQARMARPLFGERFALPDRTDFDGKLITGSALFGIGWGLGGLCPGPAIASLALAPAAVFPFVGAMILGMALHRLLETGAARVQA; translated from the coding sequence ATGGACCGTTTACGGCACCTTCTGCCACCGTTGCTGTCCGGCGCATTGTTCGGCGGCGGGCTCACTATCGGCGGGATGACCGACCCGGCACGGGTGCGCGGCTTCCTCGACCTGTTCGGCTCGTGGGACCCCACGCTGGCCTTTGTCATGGGAGGCGCGGTGATCGTCATGGCGATCGCTTGGAGTTTGCAGGCGCGCATGGCGCGTCCGCTCTTCGGTGAACGCTTCGCTTTGCCGGACCGCACCGACTTCGACGGTAAGCTGATCACCGGCTCTGCGCTGTTCGGGATCGGCTGGGGCCTTGGGGGCCTCTGCCCCGGTCCGGCCATCGCCTCGCTGGCTCTGGCTCCGGCCGCCGTCTTCCCGTTCGTCGGGGCCATGATTCTCGGAATGGCCCTTCATCGCCTCCTGGAAACGGGCGCCGCTCGCGTCCAAGCATAA
- a CDS encoding TIGR01244 family sulfur transferase, with protein sequence MKLAVLTPNVSVLAQPSPDDIAGLGQRGYRSIIGNRPEGESEDQPAWADLQAAAAKADLSALQIPVVMGQITDDQIAHFREALDTLPKPIAVFCRSGTRAALMWALANQANLTADERIGIAAKEGYDLEPFRQRLSRETNNAEA encoded by the coding sequence ATGAAGCTTGCCGTCCTAACCCCCAACGTTTCAGTTCTCGCGCAGCCCTCGCCGGATGACATCGCTGGCCTTGGACAGCGCGGCTACCGCTCGATCATCGGTAATCGTCCGGAGGGCGAGAGCGAGGATCAACCCGCATGGGCCGATCTGCAGGCGGCTGCGGCAAAGGCCGATTTGAGTGCCCTGCAGATCCCCGTCGTGATGGGGCAGATTACCGACGATCAGATTGCCCATTTCCGCGAGGCGCTCGACACGCTGCCAAAGCCGATTGCGGTCTTTTGCCGCAGCGGCACCCGCGCGGCCCTAATGTGGGCGCTGGCCAATCAGGCCAATCTGACCGCCGATGAGCGGATCGGGATCGCAGCCAAGGAGGGTTACGATCTTGAGCCCTTCCGCCAGCGCCTGTCGCGGGAGACCAACAATGCTGAAGCATGA
- a CDS encoding FAD/NAD(P)-binding oxidoreductase, with amino-acid sequence MLKHDVVIIGGGAGGLAAAASLLRRDPELDIAVIEPREFHDYQPGYTLIGAGVFSLSDVRRPMAKVMPRGVTWLRTSAKSLKPNTNEVVLATGVIVGYRILIVATGNRLDFDAISGLTETLGKNGVTSNYRSDLAPYTWELTQGLRTGRALFTQPPMPIKCAGAPQKAMYLSANHWERTLVLRNIGVEFHSAAPTIFGVADYVPALEETIERYGIDPYFESNLVAVDGRARVATFRSAGGEITRSFDMLHVSPPQKPVEIVTNSLLADRAGYVDVDPMTLQHKHFANVFALGDIGGMSNAKTAAAVRKQAPVVAENVEAVFAGESPHAIYDGYGSCPLTVEKGKILLAEFGYGGVLLPSFPKFVIDGTKPSRLAWHLKKDLLPAIYWDAMLKGREWLASPAEMTKAA; translated from the coding sequence ATGCTGAAGCATGATGTTGTGATCATCGGCGGCGGTGCAGGCGGCCTTGCCGCTGCCGCGTCCCTGCTCCGGCGCGACCCGGAACTCGACATCGCTGTCATCGAGCCGCGCGAGTTTCACGATTACCAGCCCGGTTACACCTTGATCGGTGCCGGCGTATTCAGCCTGTCCGATGTCCGTCGGCCCATGGCGAAAGTCATGCCGCGCGGGGTGACCTGGCTGAGAACGTCGGCCAAGAGTCTCAAGCCGAACACCAATGAAGTAGTTCTCGCGACCGGGGTGATCGTTGGCTACCGCATCCTCATCGTCGCGACTGGGAATCGCCTCGACTTCGATGCCATCTCCGGTCTCACCGAGACACTTGGCAAGAATGGCGTCACGTCCAATTACCGGTCGGACTTGGCACCGTATACATGGGAACTCACGCAGGGCCTGCGGACAGGTCGAGCCCTTTTCACGCAGCCACCGATGCCGATCAAATGCGCGGGGGCGCCGCAAAAGGCCATGTATCTCTCGGCCAATCATTGGGAGCGCACGTTAGTTCTCCGCAACATTGGCGTGGAGTTCCACAGCGCCGCTCCAACGATTTTCGGCGTCGCGGATTATGTACCCGCGCTCGAAGAGACGATCGAGCGCTATGGGATCGATCCATACTTTGAGAGCAATCTCGTTGCTGTCGATGGGCGGGCGCGGGTGGCCACATTTAGATCGGCCGGGGGCGAAATCACGCGCTCGTTCGACATGTTGCATGTCTCGCCTCCCCAAAAGCCGGTGGAGATTGTGACAAATAGCTTGCTCGCTGATCGGGCCGGCTATGTCGACGTCGATCCGATGACGCTCCAGCACAAGCATTTCGCGAACGTATTTGCGCTCGGTGACATCGGCGGCATGTCCAATGCAAAGACGGCAGCTGCGGTCCGCAAGCAAGCCCCGGTGGTCGCGGAGAATGTCGAGGCAGTGTTCGCGGGTGAAAGCCCTCACGCGATCTACGATGGCTACGGCAGCTGCCCGCTGACAGTCGAAAAGGGCAAGATCCTGCTCGCGGAGTTTGGGTATGGCGGCGTGCTTCTGCCGAGCTTCCCGAAGTTCGTAATCGACGGCACGAAGCCCTCTCGGCTTGCATGGCACCTCAAAAAGGACCTGCTTCCCGCCATCTACTGGGACGCGATGCTCAAGGGCCGCGAATGGCTCGCCTCGCCCGCCGAGATGACGAAGGCCGCCTGA
- a CDS encoding sulfite exporter TauE/SafE family protein: MLDTLQYVLGLLSGSLVGFTLGLVGGGGSILAVPLMVYLVGVQNPHVAIGTSALAVAVNAATGLANHARHGTVKWRCGLMYAGAGVIGAFFGSSVGKAFDGQRLLFLFAIVMVVVGVLMLRRRKQEGHDGAECNSENAAKVLGAGLGTGGFSGFFGIGGGFLIVPGLIASTGMPMINAVGTSLVAVTAFGLTTAANYAFSGLIDWVLAGVFIVGGVIGSFAGTRAAKRLSSSGQLSTIFAVLIFVVAGYMLWKSAGAAF, encoded by the coding sequence ATGCTTGACACCCTCCAATACGTCCTTGGCCTGCTGTCCGGCAGTCTTGTGGGTTTCACCCTCGGCCTGGTCGGCGGTGGCGGTTCGATCCTCGCGGTCCCGCTGATGGTCTATCTTGTCGGCGTGCAGAACCCGCACGTGGCAATCGGGACCAGCGCACTCGCAGTCGCCGTGAATGCCGCCACCGGTCTTGCCAACCACGCCAGGCACGGCACGGTGAAATGGCGCTGCGGATTGATGTATGCCGGCGCCGGCGTGATCGGGGCGTTCTTCGGGTCAAGCGTTGGCAAGGCGTTCGACGGCCAGCGCCTGCTCTTCCTGTTTGCGATCGTGATGGTGGTGGTCGGCGTCCTGATGCTTCGCCGGCGCAAGCAAGAGGGTCACGATGGCGCCGAATGCAACAGTGAGAACGCAGCGAAGGTCCTTGGCGCTGGCCTCGGCACCGGCGGCTTTTCCGGCTTCTTCGGGATCGGCGGCGGCTTCCTCATTGTGCCCGGCCTGATCGCCTCGACCGGCATGCCGATGATCAATGCCGTCGGCACAAGCCTCGTCGCGGTTACCGCTTTCGGCCTGACCACGGCGGCCAATTACGCCTTCTCAGGCTTGATCGACTGGGTGCTGGCAGGCGTGTTCATCGTGGGCGGAGTGATCGGCAGCTTTGCCGGCACGCGCGCCGCGAAGCGGCTGTCGAGTTCGGGTCAACTGTCCACCATCTTCGCCGTGCTGATCTTCGTCGTTGCCGGCTACATGCTGTGGAAGAGCGCCGGGGCTGCATTCTGA
- a CDS encoding TlpA disulfide reductase family protein produces the protein MTLPQTFQLGPLILSSDRVLALVLFAFFLAITSVVAKRVDVRAERAGWWALVIGVATARAGYVLMNWDAFAADPLSIMLIWQGGFSLAAGLAGALAAITVTMRRLRSAIILASSIAVLGAAFLGVSAALHPAPISFPASIALRTRSGEPVVLSELRGRPFVINLWASWCLPCRREMPMLAAKASHSPVAILLVNSGEPRDVAAGFLERSRLPSQSVLLDPGAALAAAIGVSGYPATLFVNSAGKIETMHFGEISRAMLEAELRDLERQTR, from the coding sequence ATGACCCTACCGCAGACCTTTCAGCTGGGCCCCCTGATCCTCTCCTCCGACCGGGTGTTGGCGCTTGTCCTATTTGCTTTCTTCCTCGCCATCACGAGTGTGGTCGCCAAGCGGGTGGATGTGCGAGCAGAGAGAGCAGGTTGGTGGGCGCTGGTGATCGGTGTCGCGACAGCACGCGCTGGCTATGTTCTGATGAATTGGGACGCGTTTGCGGCAGACCCTCTCTCGATCATGTTGATTTGGCAGGGCGGCTTTTCGCTGGCGGCCGGTCTGGCGGGCGCGCTGGCGGCGATCACTGTTACGATGCGTCGCCTGCGATCAGCAATTATTCTGGCGTCCTCGATCGCCGTGCTGGGCGCCGCATTCCTTGGTGTCTCGGCAGCTCTCCATCCTGCGCCTATATCATTTCCGGCGAGTATCGCCCTTCGCACGCGTTCCGGCGAGCCGGTGGTCCTTTCAGAGCTTCGCGGTCGACCGTTTGTGATCAACCTCTGGGCGAGTTGGTGCCTGCCGTGTCGACGGGAAATGCCAATGCTGGCGGCGAAAGCGTCGCATTCTCCCGTCGCAATCCTGCTGGTGAACAGCGGCGAGCCGCGCGACGTCGCTGCGGGGTTTCTCGAGCGTAGCCGCCTGCCAAGCCAGTCCGTTCTGCTTGACCCTGGAGCCGCGTTGGCGGCGGCTATCGGCGTCAGTGGTTACCCCGCCACACTGTTCGTAAACTCGGCCGGCAAAATCGAGACGATGCACTTCGGCGAAATCTCGCGCGCAATGCTGGAAGCTGAGCTGCGTGATCTGGAACGTCAGACCCGCTAG
- a CDS encoding cytochrome ubiquinol oxidase subunit I — protein MDSLVLTDVTALTLARIQFAFTVSFHFIFPAFSIGVASYLAVLEGLWLKTGKSLYLDLFKYWLKIFAIAFAMGVVSGIVMSYQFGTNWAVFSDKAGGVIGPLMAYEVLTAFFLEAGFLGVMLFGMKKVGPRLHYAATLMVALGTFISAFWILSVNSWMQTPQGYVVTPDGRLLPGPSWLPIIFNPSFPYRLVHTVIAAYLTTAFVVGAVGAWHLLQDRANLHARKMFSMAMWMAALVAPVQIVAGDMHGLNTLEHQPAKVMAMEGHYQSHPDGAPLYLFGIPDDAKQQLDYAVGVPKVSSLILKHDPNAPLAGLDTIPRDRQPPVEIVFWSFRIMVGLGFLMLGLGLWSLLARWRKRLYDWPMLHRAALLMGPSGFIAVIAGWVTTEVGRQPFTVYGILRTAQSASPLAAPAVAASLAAFVLVYFALFGIGTWYILRLMSHPPHVGERGVASTERAPIRTAGITPGPTQNPGPEVGREPLPGAAG, from the coding sequence ATGGATAGCCTCGTGCTGACCGATGTCACGGCCCTGACCCTCGCGCGGATCCAGTTCGCGTTCACCGTCAGCTTTCACTTCATCTTCCCGGCCTTTTCGATCGGCGTGGCGAGCTACCTCGCGGTGCTCGAAGGGCTCTGGCTGAAAACCGGCAAGTCGCTCTACCTCGACCTCTTCAAATATTGGCTCAAGATCTTCGCGATCGCCTTTGCCATGGGCGTCGTCAGTGGGATCGTGATGTCCTACCAGTTCGGGACCAACTGGGCGGTCTTTTCGGACAAGGCGGGTGGGGTGATCGGGCCGCTGATGGCCTATGAGGTCCTCACCGCCTTTTTCCTCGAGGCAGGGTTCCTCGGCGTGATGCTCTTCGGGATGAAGAAAGTCGGGCCGCGCCTGCACTACGCGGCAACGCTGATGGTTGCGTTGGGCACGTTCATCTCAGCGTTCTGGATTCTGAGCGTCAACAGCTGGATGCAGACGCCGCAGGGCTATGTCGTCACACCCGATGGCCGGCTGTTGCCGGGGCCAAGCTGGTTGCCGATCATCTTCAATCCAAGCTTTCCATATCGCTTGGTCCACACGGTCATCGCCGCCTATCTGACGACCGCCTTCGTGGTCGGCGCGGTCGGCGCCTGGCACCTGCTTCAGGACCGGGCGAACCTGCATGCGCGCAAGATGTTCTCTATGGCAATGTGGATGGCGGCGCTTGTCGCACCGGTGCAGATCGTGGCCGGCGACATGCACGGGCTTAACACGCTCGAGCACCAACCCGCCAAGGTCATGGCGATGGAAGGACATTACCAAAGCCATCCCGACGGCGCCCCGCTTTACCTTTTCGGCATTCCTGACGACGCCAAGCAGCAACTTGATTATGCGGTTGGCGTCCCGAAGGTATCGAGCCTGATCCTCAAGCATGATCCCAACGCTCCCTTGGCCGGGCTCGACACCATTCCCCGTGATCGGCAGCCCCCGGTGGAGATCGTTTTCTGGTCGTTCCGGATCATGGTTGGGCTTGGCTTCTTGATGCTTGGCCTCGGCCTGTGGAGCCTGCTCGCGCGCTGGCGCAAGAGGCTCTACGACTGGCCGATGTTGCATCGGGCGGCCTTGCTGATGGGGCCGTCGGGCTTCATCGCTGTCATCGCTGGCTGGGTCACCACCGAGGTCGGACGCCAACCGTTCACGGTCTACGGCATTCTCCGCACCGCGCAGAGCGCCAGTCCACTGGCGGCCCCGGCCGTCGCGGCGTCGCTAGCCGCCTTCGTGCTCGTCTACTTCGCCCTGTTCGGCATCGGCACCTGGTACATCCTGCGGTTGATGAGCCATCCTCCGCATGTCGGTGAGCGCGGCGTGGCAAGCACCGAGCGGGCGCCGATCCGCACCGCCGGCATCACCCCCGGGCCGACCCAGAATCCGGGGCCGGAGGTCGGTCGCGAGCCGCTTCCTGGGGCGGCGGGGTAA